The nucleotide sequence CGGCTCTAGCCCGGACGGTTTCGCGGTGACCGGTCAGACGCCGGACTCAAAGATTCAGGAAGCCGCCGGAAACGCTCGGAGAGTACCGACGATCGCCGCGTCGAAAGAGGAAGCCGCCGATGTGACGGCGTGGCACGGTTTCGCCGTGCTCGGAATGAGAGGAACCCGGATCGAGTTATACGATCCGAGTTCCGCGCGGCGCGAAACCCTTTCGTTAGCGGCTTTTCGCAAGAACTTTCTGGCCGTTCTCCACGGCAAAAGCTAGCCGTCTGACTCTCCCACCGCAGGCGCGTAGCCCCCGCCGAAGGGGCGCACGTCGGTCGCCTTCATGCCGGCGCGGCGGGCCGCTTCCAGCCCGGAATCGGCATCCTCAAACACCTGACAATCGCGGGCTTCCACCCCCAAGCGGTGGGCGGCCTCCAAAAAAAGCGCCGGCGCGGGTTTGGGTGGCAGGCCATCGTCGGCGGTCAGCACCACCGGAAACAGGGGGTTCAATCCGGCGGCCCGCAACGCCAGCTCCACGTTGGGACGATTGCTGCCGGACACCACCGCCATCGGCAAGCGACCGTGATAGCGTCGCGCCAATGTCGCCACCGGTTCCAAGGGACGTGCTTGCCCCAGCAGGGCGTGCGTGCGCCGTTCCTTGTCGGCCGTAAACCGATCGATAGCGATGCGCCGGTCAAATCGGGCGTTGTACAAGC is from Candidatus Competibacteraceae bacterium and encodes:
- a CDS encoding HAD family phosphatase yields the protein MTDTASNQVLRVADGVRGLIFDCDGTLVDTLPLHYAAWKETFAVLGLPCPLEFLIEHNGKPTDQIVRLYNARFDRRIAIDRFTADKERRTHALLGQARPLEPVATLARRYHGRLPMAVVSGSNRPNVELALRAAGLNPLFPVVLTADDGLPPKPAPALFLEAAHRLGVEARDCQVFEDADSGLEAARRAGMKATDVRPFGGGYAPAVGESDG